Proteins encoded in a region of the Zea mays cultivar B73 chromosome 4, Zm-B73-REFERENCE-NAM-5.0, whole genome shotgun sequence genome:
- the LOC103628548 gene encoding uncharacterized protein isoform X5 has translation MRKVDRPPTNPKRLIIESSQECFSVDIPRSTDIADPTNTPSDGDPPQHRKTGVAAAAKNIAMPNVDDDDDFEPPKKKCNISMDAPNKTQLYYLDHLHHAAAPNNKNGTPRIKYFNKNIIRALSMADKRKPRQGGEPFGVCPFRSSSETCYVSKSPTTCQIEFPMRPETFDEDPNQHDRLPNIIIQLPLMQDLMANKIQMLPVHQRQKFQATLIDYDLEVGKIFASIKQCLNTIGTKQSNLAATFGELIDEVLRADESVTPNTQGQTVVGGTVENDSGPVFDKTPIGSVSAPGLFLSELECARALRAYLCSRFIELDRNIIDFGEHRANCCDIQQSFADGACLDNVFMQCFIECVRDDWSKHIPPLNAHQLILDVNVGAILNFEEQEQHSKSPRPFDPSVLESYLLKTLPSFKQLDDYKSIMVPMLRSGHWTLYVVNLQIGRIHVLDSNPYGPEMGGTIWKNYHCIPMDLGDRKVSWARLMMSRLNLAIQNARPRSALPAFLKYPIELMNNCPTMKLGSNDCGFFVMRYMQNYDYMVGAMNAVIDPDYSEDIRSLVLHYLIFHRLNRNSFVVSHLDRFKFSQ, from the exons ATGCGGAAGGTTGATCGACCCCCAACCAATCCGAAGCGTTTAATCATTGAGTCAAGTCAAGAATGTTTCAGTGTTGACATTCCACGCTCGACTGACATAGCAGACCCTACAAATACGCCGTCTGATGGTGATCCTCCGCAGCATAGAAAGACGGGCGTTGCAGCTGCTGCTAAAAACATTGCTATGCCTAAtgtggatgatgatgatgactttgAGCCACccaaaaagaagtgcaatatctcAATGGATGCCCCAAATAAGACGCAG ctgtattatttggatcatttGCATCATGCTGCTGCTCCAAACAACAAAAATGGCACTCCACGCATAAAATATTTTAATAAGAATATTATAAGGGCGTTGTCAATGGCCGATAAGCGGAAGCCTCGCCAGGGTGGTGAACCATTTGGTGTTTGCCCT TTTCGTAGCAGCAGTGAGACATGTTACGTCTCAAAATCGCCAACTACTTGCCAGATTGAG TTTCCTATGAGGCCAGAAACTTTTGATGAAGACCCAAATCAACATGATCGACTTCCCAATATAATCATCCAACTCCCTCTTATGCAAGACTTGATGGCAAATAAGATTCAGATGCTTCCTGTACATCAACGCCAGAAGTTCCAAGCTACGTTGATTGATTATGACTTAGAGGTTGGCAAAATATTTGCCTCTATCAAGCAATGTTTGAATACTATTGGTACAAAGCAGTCCAATCTAGCTGCTACATTTGGAGAATTGATTGATGAGGTTCTTCGGGCCGATGAATCTGTTACACCAAATACT CAAGGTCAGACAGTGGTAGGTGGCACAGTTGAAAATGATTCTGGACCAGTATTTGACAAGACTCCTATTGGGAGTGTTTCTGCACCAGGTCTCTTCTTATCTGAATTAGAATGTGCTCGCGCTCTTCGGGCATACTTGTGTTCTAGGTTCATTGAATTGGACAG AAATATAATTGACTTTGGTGAACATCGCGCCAATTGTTGTGACATACAACAATCTTTTGCTGATGGCGCATGTCTCGACAacgtgtttatgcaatgtttcattGAGTGTGTCCGTGATGACTGGTCTAAACATATTCCTCCACTCAATGCTCACCAGCTCATTCTAGATGTTAATGTTGGG GCTATATTGAACTTTGAGGAGCAGGAGCAACATAGTAAGTCTCCTCGTCCATTTGACCCTTCAGTTTTGGAGAGTTACCTATTGAAGACACTGCCTTCTTTCAAGCAGCTGGATGACTACAAATCA ATAATGGTACCCATGCTACGATCTGGACATTGGACATTGTATGTTGTTAATCTTCAGATTGGACGCATACATGTGTTAGATTCCAACCCTTATGGACCAGAGATGGGTGGGACTATCTGGAAAAATTACCATTGTATACCTATGGATTTGGGTGATAGGAAGGTTTCATGGGCCAGGTTAATGATGAGTAGGCTCAATCTAGCTATTCAAAATGCTCGACCAAGATCAGCTCTCCCTGCTTTTTTGAAGTACCCTATTGAACTCATGAATAACTGCCCAACAATGAAATTGGGGTCTAATGATTGTGGATTCTTTGTCATGAGATATATGCAGAACTACGACTACATGGTTGGAGCTATGAATGCAGTCATTGATCCG GATTATTCAGAGGACATTCGCTCTCTTGTACTGCATTACCTAATATTCCATCGACTAAATAGAAACAGCTTCGTGGTCTCCCACCTGGACAGATTCAAGTTCTCTCAGTAG
- the LOC103628548 gene encoding uncharacterized protein isoform X4 yields MRKVDRPPTNPKRLIIESSQECFSVDIPRSTDIADPTNTPSDGDPPQHRKTGVAAAAKNIAMPNVDDDDDFEPPKKKCNISMDAPNKTQKLDPRDMTLRIGPDKELKITKQTVHQILGLPNLGGGKPLNINEANAAAALRASLNISKDEFVISKLQDRLRLGQDDDLSIRYFFLILFNRLLFPTASWSISFNEVVLTEEMERFPQIDWCHLIFSDLCEAAQRWHNRSINNVSATIYGCSIIVLLYYLDHLHHAAAPNNKNGTPRIKYFNKNIIRALSMADKRKPRQGGEPFGVCPFRSSSETCYVSKSPTTCQIEFPMRPETFDEDPNQHDRLPNIIIQLPLMQDLMANKIQMLPVHQRQKFQATLIDYDLEVGKIFASIKQCLNTIGTKQSNLAATFGELIDEVLRADESVTPNTQGQTVVGGTVENDSGPVFDKTPIGSVSAPGLFLSELECARALRAYLCSRFIELDRNIIDFGEHRANCCDIQQSFADGACLDNVFMQCFIECVRDDWSKHIPPLNAHQLILDVNVGAILNFEEQEQHSKSPRPFDPSVLESYLLKTLPSFKQLDDYKSIMVPMLRSGHWTLYVVNLQIGRIHVLDSNPYGPEMGGTIWKNYHCIPMDLGDRKVSWARLMMSRLNLAIQNARPRSALPAFLKYPIELMNNCPTMKLGSNDCGFFVMRYMQNYDYMVGAMNAVIDPDYSEDIRSLVLHYLIFHRLNRNSFVVSHLDRFKFSQ; encoded by the exons ATGCGGAAGGTTGATCGACCCCCAACCAATCCGAAGCGTTTAATCATTGAGTCAAGTCAAGAATGTTTCAGTGTTGACATTCCACGCTCGACTGACATAGCAGACCCTACAAATACGCCGTCTGATGGTGATCCTCCGCAGCATAGAAAGACGGGCGTTGCAGCTGCTGCTAAAAACATTGCTATGCCTAAtgtggatgatgatgatgactttgAGCCACccaaaaagaagtgcaatatctcAATGGATGCCCCAAATAAGACGCAG AAGCTAGACCCCAGGGACATGACTCTTCGTATTGGTCCAGACAAAGAACTCAAAATCACCAAGCAGACTGTCCATCAGATATTGGGTCTTCCAAATTTGGGTGGTGGAAAGCCCCTTAATATTAATGAAGCGAACGCTGCGGCAGCACTTCGGGCCTCATTGAATATTAGCAAGGATGAGTTTGTTATTTCAAAGCTCCAAGACagattgaggctaggccaggatgaTGATCTTTCTATCAGATATTTTTTTCTCATTCTCTTCAATCGGCTGCTATTCCCAACAGCTAGCTGGTCTATTTCTTTCAATGAGGTTGTACTTACAGAAGAAATGGAGCGATTCCCTCAAATTGAttggtgccatctaatttttagTGACTTATGTGAGGCTGCCCAGAGATGGCACAACAGGAGCATTAACAATGTGTCGGCGACGATATATGGCTGTTCCATCATTGTTCTT ctgtattatttggatcatttGCATCATGCTGCTGCTCCAAACAACAAAAATGGCACTCCACGCATAAAATATTTTAATAAGAATATTATAAGGGCGTTGTCAATGGCCGATAAGCGGAAGCCTCGCCAGGGTGGTGAACCATTTGGTGTTTGCCCT TTTCGTAGCAGCAGTGAGACATGTTACGTCTCAAAATCGCCAACTACTTGCCAGATTGAG TTTCCTATGAGGCCAGAAACTTTTGATGAAGACCCAAATCAACATGATCGACTTCCCAATATAATCATCCAACTCCCTCTTATGCAAGACTTGATGGCAAATAAGATTCAGATGCTTCCTGTACATCAACGCCAGAAGTTCCAAGCTACGTTGATTGATTATGACTTAGAGGTTGGCAAAATATTTGCCTCTATCAAGCAATGTTTGAATACTATTGGTACAAAGCAGTCCAATCTAGCTGCTACATTTGGAGAATTGATTGATGAGGTTCTTCGGGCCGATGAATCTGTTACACCAAATACT CAAGGTCAGACAGTGGTAGGTGGCACAGTTGAAAATGATTCTGGACCAGTATTTGACAAGACTCCTATTGGGAGTGTTTCTGCACCAGGTCTCTTCTTATCTGAATTAGAATGTGCTCGCGCTCTTCGGGCATACTTGTGTTCTAGGTTCATTGAATTGGACAG AAATATAATTGACTTTGGTGAACATCGCGCCAATTGTTGTGACATACAACAATCTTTTGCTGATGGCGCATGTCTCGACAacgtgtttatgcaatgtttcattGAGTGTGTCCGTGATGACTGGTCTAAACATATTCCTCCACTCAATGCTCACCAGCTCATTCTAGATGTTAATGTTGGG GCTATATTGAACTTTGAGGAGCAGGAGCAACATAGTAAGTCTCCTCGTCCATTTGACCCTTCAGTTTTGGAGAGTTACCTATTGAAGACACTGCCTTCTTTCAAGCAGCTGGATGACTACAAATCA ATAATGGTACCCATGCTACGATCTGGACATTGGACATTGTATGTTGTTAATCTTCAGATTGGACGCATACATGTGTTAGATTCCAACCCTTATGGACCAGAGATGGGTGGGACTATCTGGAAAAATTACCATTGTATACCTATGGATTTGGGTGATAGGAAGGTTTCATGGGCCAGGTTAATGATGAGTAGGCTCAATCTAGCTATTCAAAATGCTCGACCAAGATCAGCTCTCCCTGCTTTTTTGAAGTACCCTATTGAACTCATGAATAACTGCCCAACAATGAAATTGGGGTCTAATGATTGTGGATTCTTTGTCATGAGATATATGCAGAACTACGACTACATGGTTGGAGCTATGAATGCAGTCATTGATCCG GATTATTCAGAGGACATTCGCTCTCTTGTACTGCATTACCTAATATTCCATCGACTAAATAGAAACAGCTTCGTGGTCTCCCACCTGGACAGATTCAAGTTCTCTCAGTAG
- the LOC103628548 gene encoding uncharacterized protein isoform X3, with protein sequence MRKVDRPPTNPKRLIIESSQECFSVDIPRSTDIADPTNTPSDGDPPQHRKTGVAAAAKNIAMPNVDDDDDFEPPKKKCNISMDAPNKTQKLNIRCNPGDVLASIQILNERQRQAIVRKGFSSILDMTIDAIGCRTLLCWLMQKLDPRDMTLRIGPDKELKITKQTVHQILGLPNLGGGKPLNINEANAAAALRASLNISKDEFVISKLQDRLRLGQDDDLSIRYFFLILFNRLLFPTASWSISFNEVVLTEEMERFPQIDWCHLIFSDLCEAAQRWHNRSINNVSATIYGCSIIVLLYYLDHLHHAAAPNNKNGTPRIKYFNKNIIRALSMADKRKPRQGGEPFGVCPFRSSSETCYVSKSPTTCQIEFPMRPETFDEDPNQHDRLPNIIIQLPLMQDLMANKIQMLPVHQRQKFQATLIDYDLEVGKIFASIKQCLNTIGTKQSNLAATFGELIDEVLRADESVTPNTTVVGGTVENDSGPVFDKTPIGSVSAPGLFLSELECARALRAYLCSRFIELDRNIIDFGEHRANCCDIQQSFADGACLDNVFMQCFIECVRDDWSKHIPPLNAHQLILDVNVGAILNFEEQEQHSKSPRPFDPSVLESYLLKTLPSFKQLDDYKSIMVPMLRSGHWTLYVVNLQIGRIHVLDSNPYGPEMGGTIWKNYHCIPMDLGDRKVSWARLMMSRLNLAIQNARPRSALPAFLKYPIELMNNCPTMKLGSNDCGFFVMRYMQNYDYMVGAMNAVIDPDYSEDIRSLVLHYLIFHRLNRNSFVVSHLDRFKFSQ encoded by the exons ATGCGGAAGGTTGATCGACCCCCAACCAATCCGAAGCGTTTAATCATTGAGTCAAGTCAAGAATGTTTCAGTGTTGACATTCCACGCTCGACTGACATAGCAGACCCTACAAATACGCCGTCTGATGGTGATCCTCCGCAGCATAGAAAGACGGGCGTTGCAGCTGCTGCTAAAAACATTGCTATGCCTAAtgtggatgatgatgatgactttgAGCCACccaaaaagaagtgcaatatctcAATGGATGCCCCAAATAAGACGCAG AAGCTCAACATCAGATGCAACCCAGGAGATGTTCTTGCGTCCATTCAGATATTGAATGAAAGGCAACGTCAAGCTATAGTCAGAAAAGGATTTTCTAGTATTCTTGACATGACAATTGATGCAATTGGATGTCGAACACTTCTCTGTTGGCTCATGCAGAAGCTAGACCCCAGGGACATGACTCTTCGTATTGGTCCAGACAAAGAACTCAAAATCACCAAGCAGACTGTCCATCAGATATTGGGTCTTCCAAATTTGGGTGGTGGAAAGCCCCTTAATATTAATGAAGCGAACGCTGCGGCAGCACTTCGGGCCTCATTGAATATTAGCAAGGATGAGTTTGTTATTTCAAAGCTCCAAGACagattgaggctaggccaggatgaTGATCTTTCTATCAGATATTTTTTTCTCATTCTCTTCAATCGGCTGCTATTCCCAACAGCTAGCTGGTCTATTTCTTTCAATGAGGTTGTACTTACAGAAGAAATGGAGCGATTCCCTCAAATTGAttggtgccatctaatttttagTGACTTATGTGAGGCTGCCCAGAGATGGCACAACAGGAGCATTAACAATGTGTCGGCGACGATATATGGCTGTTCCATCATTGTTCTT ctgtattatttggatcatttGCATCATGCTGCTGCTCCAAACAACAAAAATGGCACTCCACGCATAAAATATTTTAATAAGAATATTATAAGGGCGTTGTCAATGGCCGATAAGCGGAAGCCTCGCCAGGGTGGTGAACCATTTGGTGTTTGCCCT TTTCGTAGCAGCAGTGAGACATGTTACGTCTCAAAATCGCCAACTACTTGCCAGATTGAG TTTCCTATGAGGCCAGAAACTTTTGATGAAGACCCAAATCAACATGATCGACTTCCCAATATAATCATCCAACTCCCTCTTATGCAAGACTTGATGGCAAATAAGATTCAGATGCTTCCTGTACATCAACGCCAGAAGTTCCAAGCTACGTTGATTGATTATGACTTAGAGGTTGGCAAAATATTTGCCTCTATCAAGCAATGTTTGAATACTATTGGTACAAAGCAGTCCAATCTAGCTGCTACATTTGGAGAATTGATTGATGAGGTTCTTCGGGCCGATGAATCTGTTACACCAAATACT ACAGTGGTAGGTGGCACAGTTGAAAATGATTCTGGACCAGTATTTGACAAGACTCCTATTGGGAGTGTTTCTGCACCAGGTCTCTTCTTATCTGAATTAGAATGTGCTCGCGCTCTTCGGGCATACTTGTGTTCTAGGTTCATTGAATTGGACAG AAATATAATTGACTTTGGTGAACATCGCGCCAATTGTTGTGACATACAACAATCTTTTGCTGATGGCGCATGTCTCGACAacgtgtttatgcaatgtttcattGAGTGTGTCCGTGATGACTGGTCTAAACATATTCCTCCACTCAATGCTCACCAGCTCATTCTAGATGTTAATGTTGGG GCTATATTGAACTTTGAGGAGCAGGAGCAACATAGTAAGTCTCCTCGTCCATTTGACCCTTCAGTTTTGGAGAGTTACCTATTGAAGACACTGCCTTCTTTCAAGCAGCTGGATGACTACAAATCA ATAATGGTACCCATGCTACGATCTGGACATTGGACATTGTATGTTGTTAATCTTCAGATTGGACGCATACATGTGTTAGATTCCAACCCTTATGGACCAGAGATGGGTGGGACTATCTGGAAAAATTACCATTGTATACCTATGGATTTGGGTGATAGGAAGGTTTCATGGGCCAGGTTAATGATGAGTAGGCTCAATCTAGCTATTCAAAATGCTCGACCAAGATCAGCTCTCCCTGCTTTTTTGAAGTACCCTATTGAACTCATGAATAACTGCCCAACAATGAAATTGGGGTCTAATGATTGTGGATTCTTTGTCATGAGATATATGCAGAACTACGACTACATGGTTGGAGCTATGAATGCAGTCATTGATCCG GATTATTCAGAGGACATTCGCTCTCTTGTACTGCATTACCTAATATTCCATCGACTAAATAGAAACAGCTTCGTGGTCTCCCACCTGGACAGATTCAAGTTCTCTCAGTAG
- the LOC103628548 gene encoding uncharacterized protein isoform X2 — protein MRKVDRPPTNPKRLIIESSQECFSVDIPRSTDIADPTNTPSDGDPPQHRKTGVAAAAKNIAMPNVDDDDDFEPPKKKCNISMDAPNKTQLNIRCNPGDVLASIQILNERQRQAIVRKGFSSILDMTIDAIGCRTLLCWLMQKLDPRDMTLRIGPDKELKITKQTVHQILGLPNLGGGKPLNINEANAAAALRASLNISKDEFVISKLQDRLRLGQDDDLSIRYFFLILFNRLLFPTASWSISFNEVVLTEEMERFPQIDWCHLIFSDLCEAAQRWHNRSINNVSATIYGCSIIVLLYYLDHLHHAAAPNNKNGTPRIKYFNKNIIRALSMADKRKPRQGGEPFGVCPFRSSSETCYVSKSPTTCQIEFPMRPETFDEDPNQHDRLPNIIIQLPLMQDLMANKIQMLPVHQRQKFQATLIDYDLEVGKIFASIKQCLNTIGTKQSNLAATFGELIDEVLRADESVTPNTQGQTVVGGTVENDSGPVFDKTPIGSVSAPGLFLSELECARALRAYLCSRFIELDRNIIDFGEHRANCCDIQQSFADGACLDNVFMQCFIECVRDDWSKHIPPLNAHQLILDVNVGAILNFEEQEQHSKSPRPFDPSVLESYLLKTLPSFKQLDDYKSIMVPMLRSGHWTLYVVNLQIGRIHVLDSNPYGPEMGGTIWKNYHCIPMDLGDRKVSWARLMMSRLNLAIQNARPRSALPAFLKYPIELMNNCPTMKLGSNDCGFFVMRYMQNYDYMVGAMNAVIDPDYSEDIRSLVLHYLIFHRLNRNSFVVSHLDRFKFSQ, from the exons ATGCGGAAGGTTGATCGACCCCCAACCAATCCGAAGCGTTTAATCATTGAGTCAAGTCAAGAATGTTTCAGTGTTGACATTCCACGCTCGACTGACATAGCAGACCCTACAAATACGCCGTCTGATGGTGATCCTCCGCAGCATAGAAAGACGGGCGTTGCAGCTGCTGCTAAAAACATTGCTATGCCTAAtgtggatgatgatgatgactttgAGCCACccaaaaagaagtgcaatatctcAATGGATGCCCCAAATAAGACGCAG CTCAACATCAGATGCAACCCAGGAGATGTTCTTGCGTCCATTCAGATATTGAATGAAAGGCAACGTCAAGCTATAGTCAGAAAAGGATTTTCTAGTATTCTTGACATGACAATTGATGCAATTGGATGTCGAACACTTCTCTGTTGGCTCATGCAGAAGCTAGACCCCAGGGACATGACTCTTCGTATTGGTCCAGACAAAGAACTCAAAATCACCAAGCAGACTGTCCATCAGATATTGGGTCTTCCAAATTTGGGTGGTGGAAAGCCCCTTAATATTAATGAAGCGAACGCTGCGGCAGCACTTCGGGCCTCATTGAATATTAGCAAGGATGAGTTTGTTATTTCAAAGCTCCAAGACagattgaggctaggccaggatgaTGATCTTTCTATCAGATATTTTTTTCTCATTCTCTTCAATCGGCTGCTATTCCCAACAGCTAGCTGGTCTATTTCTTTCAATGAGGTTGTACTTACAGAAGAAATGGAGCGATTCCCTCAAATTGAttggtgccatctaatttttagTGACTTATGTGAGGCTGCCCAGAGATGGCACAACAGGAGCATTAACAATGTGTCGGCGACGATATATGGCTGTTCCATCATTGTTCTT ctgtattatttggatcatttGCATCATGCTGCTGCTCCAAACAACAAAAATGGCACTCCACGCATAAAATATTTTAATAAGAATATTATAAGGGCGTTGTCAATGGCCGATAAGCGGAAGCCTCGCCAGGGTGGTGAACCATTTGGTGTTTGCCCT TTTCGTAGCAGCAGTGAGACATGTTACGTCTCAAAATCGCCAACTACTTGCCAGATTGAG TTTCCTATGAGGCCAGAAACTTTTGATGAAGACCCAAATCAACATGATCGACTTCCCAATATAATCATCCAACTCCCTCTTATGCAAGACTTGATGGCAAATAAGATTCAGATGCTTCCTGTACATCAACGCCAGAAGTTCCAAGCTACGTTGATTGATTATGACTTAGAGGTTGGCAAAATATTTGCCTCTATCAAGCAATGTTTGAATACTATTGGTACAAAGCAGTCCAATCTAGCTGCTACATTTGGAGAATTGATTGATGAGGTTCTTCGGGCCGATGAATCTGTTACACCAAATACT CAAGGTCAGACAGTGGTAGGTGGCACAGTTGAAAATGATTCTGGACCAGTATTTGACAAGACTCCTATTGGGAGTGTTTCTGCACCAGGTCTCTTCTTATCTGAATTAGAATGTGCTCGCGCTCTTCGGGCATACTTGTGTTCTAGGTTCATTGAATTGGACAG AAATATAATTGACTTTGGTGAACATCGCGCCAATTGTTGTGACATACAACAATCTTTTGCTGATGGCGCATGTCTCGACAacgtgtttatgcaatgtttcattGAGTGTGTCCGTGATGACTGGTCTAAACATATTCCTCCACTCAATGCTCACCAGCTCATTCTAGATGTTAATGTTGGG GCTATATTGAACTTTGAGGAGCAGGAGCAACATAGTAAGTCTCCTCGTCCATTTGACCCTTCAGTTTTGGAGAGTTACCTATTGAAGACACTGCCTTCTTTCAAGCAGCTGGATGACTACAAATCA ATAATGGTACCCATGCTACGATCTGGACATTGGACATTGTATGTTGTTAATCTTCAGATTGGACGCATACATGTGTTAGATTCCAACCCTTATGGACCAGAGATGGGTGGGACTATCTGGAAAAATTACCATTGTATACCTATGGATTTGGGTGATAGGAAGGTTTCATGGGCCAGGTTAATGATGAGTAGGCTCAATCTAGCTATTCAAAATGCTCGACCAAGATCAGCTCTCCCTGCTTTTTTGAAGTACCCTATTGAACTCATGAATAACTGCCCAACAATGAAATTGGGGTCTAATGATTGTGGATTCTTTGTCATGAGATATATGCAGAACTACGACTACATGGTTGGAGCTATGAATGCAGTCATTGATCCG GATTATTCAGAGGACATTCGCTCTCTTGTACTGCATTACCTAATATTCCATCGACTAAATAGAAACAGCTTCGTGGTCTCCCACCTGGACAGATTCAAGTTCTCTCAGTAG